The stretch of DNA CTTATGACGGCCAAAACCCGGATCATTTGGGGTTTGTTTTCCCTAAAGCAATTACGAGTGGTGAATTGAATCATCGTGTCAGTTGGGGGCATCAACCGATTAAGTTGTCATGGTCAACGGACGGTGAAAATGGTCAAGAATTTCAAATTGTGGCCGTTGCAACGGGTGGTAAGAGTGGCAGTGAATTTCCAACGTCATATTTATTCTGTCTACACGACCAGCGCCCAGTTGTTTTTATGTCACAAACAACCAATGGGGATACTTTCTATCTTCAAGATACACAAAATAGTGCGCTTCAGGCCGGATTTACTAAAATCGTGACTGGTATTGAACCAGCCGTGAAGCGTGATGCTAGTTTGAATGCGGATGTGAAAACTGCGGTGGCAGCTTCACCACAGCGGATACCGAGTGCCTATGGTGGGGTTTGGTATTACTACTCTAAATATGATGGCAAAATTAATGACACACAACTTTCAAATGTCAGTAAATTAAAGCTAAGATATGCAGAAAGTACCACACCAAAATGGTTAAATATTAAAGGCATTGATCAAACTGCTGGTGCTGGTGATAGTGAGTATGTTCGCTATAAATATTATGATGGTCGGCAAATCCCAGTAATGATGATGGCTAGTGGCGCTGGTCCTTGGTTTGATATCAATGCCTATAAGAGCAGTGCTGTTGCAAAACAGATGGCAGATTATCGGTTTGGTGATGAGAAATCTACACGTGAGGATATGGATTAATCACTATGAGCAGGCAATTTCATTTTTGAAATTTGGTATGTTTGATTAATGGGACATGATAGTGATAAAAACGGGAAACTTTCAAATCTAAAAGATAGTCAAACCAGTCCCACCACGGCTTAAAGTGTCGTATAATGAAACTATTCTAACAATTTAGGGGGAAACTCATGAGTGAATCAACGCATCTTTTTCATAAATTTCAACCAAAGCACTACAATATTTACCTCGATATTAACCGTGCACAAAAGTTAATCACTGGTCAAACAACGATTACCGGTGAAGCTAAAGCTAAGACGATTAGTATCCATCAAAAAGGCCTAATCATTACTGAAGTCCAAGCTGACGGCGTAGCGGTGACTTTTAAAGACAATCCGGCTCAAGAAGCTATTGATCTCGATTTAGCCAAAACTGGTGAAGTCACCTTAGTCATCAATTATACGGC from Lactiplantibacillus brownii encodes:
- a CDS encoding DUF4767 domain-containing protein; translated protein: MKKSWLIALAGAVLLAGCSANDGKLAHQKSSEVAVSTKQAIKSTKTTKASKQAKSDKIKQSLNQTGKTKKITTTLWNSAKEKQLSAFMKTWQTQMGQTYEGTYDGQNPDHLGFVFPKAITSGELNHRVSWGHQPIKLSWSTDGENGQEFQIVAVATGGKSGSEFPTSYLFCLHDQRPVVFMSQTTNGDTFYLQDTQNSALQAGFTKIVTGIEPAVKRDASLNADVKTAVAASPQRIPSAYGGVWYYYSKYDGKINDTQLSNVSKLKLRYAESTTPKWLNIKGIDQTAGAGDSEYVRYKYYDGRQIPVMMMASGAGPWFDINAYKSSAVAKQMADYRFGDEKSTREDMD